A DNA window from Mytilus edulis chromosome 14, xbMytEdul2.2, whole genome shotgun sequence contains the following coding sequences:
- the LOC139503716 gene encoding uncharacterized protein: MDDLNSNNSNELCDQSDSWIPCWETQLAGTGGEINLVEDKEIASRAVAFVVNSTRKGIVPLCTDVANLLRAKRSLEKKVLLLTKENQELRSGSRPTSHSTSPTPASLSSDKSIHDTSYHIQEPFRPPSRCSQCSSTISDSPKVRQRPESQQRSPISSRHNGTNASPLSQRLRADSLHGQQEQPVQNIGPLNETEVQKPTTNGLMTKAEVHVESKPTVHMSGHYDKHNIDKKNDRYHRISQKSKQIKYEVEDNRNNYDELFGLESTFDAEKDLKYITECLQQIEVKQCLDKLYIENELHSNPDNKVKGSKLYMGSKQKTQSVNKKWSRALSPSVTSVCSQPIKGCKCSRCESAVRSGDEDVNDAQKFSVSYKLQVQQGDYVVAKGDKTGRICYIGHLDNTPDVLYVGLELAQPVGQHDGFYKSKRYYTCKKDHGIFVPLQEILCKVNKKPPKLLKSPSREGKIEEVTKL; this comes from the exons atggaTGACTTAAATTCAAATAATAGCAATGAACTCTGTGATCAATCTGATTCCTGGATACCATGTTGGGAAACACAATTGGCAGGAACTG GAGGAGAGATAAATCTTGTAGAAGATAAAGAAATAGCATCAAGAGCTGTAGCCTTTGTTGTTAACAGTACAAGAAAAGGAATTGTCCCTCTATGTACAGATGTAGCTAATTTACTGAGAGCTAAAAGAAG TCTAGAGAAAAAAGTTCTGCTCCTGACAAAAGAGAATCAAGAATTGAGATCAGGCAGTCGACCAACATCACATTCCACAAGTCCAACTCCAGCGTCCCTGAGCTCAGACAAAAGTATCCATGATACTTCATACCATATCCAA GAACCATTCAGACCACCCTCTAGATGCAGCCAGTGCTCAAGTACCATCAGTGATTCCCCCAAAGTAAGACAGCGACCAGAGAGTCAGCAGCGATCCCCTATCAGTAGTCGTCACAATGGTACTAATGCATCACCATTATCACAGAGATTGAGGGCTGATAGTCTACACGGTCAGCAAGAACAACCAGTTCAAAATATTGGACCTTTAAATGAAACAGAAGTCCAAAAACCAACTACAAATGGTCTGATGACAAAGGCAGAGGTTCATGTGGAATCTAAACCGACGGTTCATATGTCAGGACATTATGACAAACACAATATAGACAAGAAAAATGACAGATATCACAG AATATCTCAGAAATCCAAACagataaagtatgaagttgaagacaATAGAA ATAATTATGATGAACTGTTTGGTTTAGAGAGTACCTTTGATGCTGAAAAAGACTTGAAGTACATTACAGAATGTCTACAGCAAATTGAG gtTAAACAATGCCTTGATAAATTATATATTGAGAATGAATTACACAGTAACCCAGACAACAAGGTCAAAGGTTCAAAACTTTATATGGGGAGTAAGCAGAAAACACAAAG tgtTAATAAAAAATGGTCCAGAGCCTTATCACCCAGTGTGACAAGTGTATGTTCTCAGCCAATCAAAGGCTGTAAATGTTCTCGTTGTGAGTCTGCTGTCAGGAGTGGAGATGAAGATGTAAATGACGCACAGAAATTTTCTGTTAG CTATAAACTGCAAGTGCAACAAGGTGATTATGTAGTTGCCAAGGGAGACAAGACTGGGAGAATTTGTTATATTGGTCACCTTGACAACACACCAGATGTGTTATATGTTGGCCTTGAACTTGCTCAACCAG ttggACAGCATGATGGATTTTATAAGAGTAAAAGATATTACACTTGTAAGAAGGACCATGGTATATTTGTTCCCCTCCAAGAAATACTTTGTAAAGTAAACAAAAAG CCTCCAAAATTATTGAAGTCACCAAGTAGAGAAGGAAAAATAGAAGAAGTAACAAAACTG